The following coding sequences lie in one Pseudomonas sp. B33.4 genomic window:
- a CDS encoding retention module-containing protein translates to MATLIGTVTKVIGQVFAQSADGTKRALVEGDRLYAGDQLITGAEGAVAVHLQNGQELTLGRDSSLTMTGQLLADQAAHVNVAEAVTPSEAQLTDVEQIQKAIAAGDDPSKTAQATAAGPNAPGGAPGELGGGHSFVLLTEVGGRVDPIIGFPTAGFGGIPEFPEERHNAVIDNGDDNLVVVVPPPVNNPVTLTGLNVAGGELNLNEANLPDGSAANPGALTQSGSFTVSAPDGLTSLSIGGINLINGGVAVGFPQSITTQLGNTLTITGYNPATGVVSYSYTLNGNESHAAGDGANNLSEQFTVIAGDSNGDTATGTLDVNISDDVPKAFDDSNGTASETQVTLTGNVLTNDVQGADRVPTGPVTPGTFTGTYGTLVLNANGTYTYTLNTNDADFKNLHGGGNGTETFAYTITDSDGDTSTANLVLQIHNNDDPVVINGLNVEGGELTVYEKNLSDGSAPDATALTQSGTFTITALDGVTTLTVGGIAVVTNGVAAGFPQSVTTPLGSTLTITGFNAATGVVSYSYTLADNEAHPNANGANNLPEQFAVTVVDDNGTTANGTLDVNIVDDVPRAVDDANGTASETLLTLTGNVLTNDVQGADRVPTGPVTPGTFTGTYGTLVLNANGTYTYTLNTNDADFKNLHGGGNGTETFAYTITDSDGDTSTANLVLQIHNNDDPVVISGLDVNGGELTVYEKNLSDGSAPDSSALTQSGTFTITALDGVTTLTVGGIAVVTNGVAAGFPQSVTTPLGSTLTITGFNTTTGVVSYSYTLVDNEAHPTANGANNLPEQFAVTVVDDNGTTANATLDVNIVDDLPKAVDDSNTGTASETLLTLTGNVLTNDVQGADRVPTGPVTPGTFTGTYGTLVLNANGTYTYTLNTNDADFKNLHGGGNGTETFAYTINDSDGDTSTANLVLQIHNNDDPVIINGLDVNGGELTVYEKNLTDGSTPDATALTQSGTFTITALDGVTTLTVGGIAVVTNGVAAGFPQSVTTPLGSTLTITGFNAATGVVSYSYTLVDNEAHPTANGANNLPEQFAVTVVDDNGTTANATLDVNIVDDLPKAVDDSNTGTASETLLTLTGNVLTNDVQGADRVPTGPVTPGTFTGTYGTLVLNANGTYTYTLNTNDADFKNLHGGGNGTETFAYTITDSDGDTSTANLVLQIHNNDDPVIINGLDVNGGELTVYEKNLSDGTAPDTPALTQSGTFTVTALDGLQTLTVGGINVVTGGVAAGFPQSIVTPLGSTLTITGYNPATGVVSYSYTLVDNETHPNANGANSITENFNVVATDTDGSTANGQINVNIVDDLPSAHPDAASVAEGGTVSGNVLDNDIGGADGPAVTGAVVGVRAGADTSTSAIGGLNSNINGTYGYLTLDANGNAVYHSNPNVVSGPGAVDVFTYTVRDADGDESTTTITIDVSNSKLCATSDTDVTVFEKALDLTKDGADLAPGTVTGSDPTSTGETASGTLVGSVTGAVGAISYALVGSATGNYGQIVLNPNGTYTYTLTSPASTTPHADDGANSLSETFTYQATDSLGNIVTSTIVVNIVDDVPKAVNDSNINSASETQLTLTGNVLSNDVQGADVVATGPNAGPITAGTFTGTYGTLVLNANGTYTYTLNPNDADFKNLHGGGNGTETFTYTLTDADGDTSTANLVLNIHNNDDPVLLNGLDVNGGELTVYEKNLSDGTSPNTPALTQSGTFTVTALDGLQTLTVGGIAVVTNGVAAGFPQSVVSPLGSTFTITGYNPATGVISYSYTLVDNETHPNANGANSLTENFNVVATDTDGSTANGQINVNIIDDLPTAKPDTGSVAEGGTVNVSVLGNDVSGADGAATVVGVRAGSNTGTSAIGGLNSNINGNFGYLTLDAAGNAVYHSNPNSVSPPGATDTFTYTIRDSDGDESTTTITINVADSKLLASVDQDVTVYEKALDLSKDGADLAPGTVTGSDPSNTGETATGTLVGAVTGGTGAITYTLVGSATGTYGQIQLNADGTYTYTLTSAPKTSPSANDGANTLSESFTYKATDALGNSTTSTLVVNIVDDVPKAVASDRSVAAVEIDSNLLIVLDISGSMADASGVPGLSRLALAKQAISALLDKYDDLGDVKVQLVTFSSNATDRTSVWVDVATAKTILAGLTAGGGTNYDAAVAVMQTAFNTSGKLTGAQNVGYFFSDGKPNEGDINAADEAALKNFLDANNIKNYAIGLGSGVSNANLDPLAYDGISHTNTNAVVVTDLNQLNSVLSGTVQGAPVTGSLLGEGGTFGADGGFIKSIVVDGTTYTYDPKALSGQGSLTPSGGTNHGTFNTANNTLSIATNNGGTLVINLDSGDYTYTSQKTTAVVITENIGFTVSDNDGDLASSTLTVKVIPNAPPVAVDDHVITNVLSGNIVVPGELLLANDTDPNGDTLNATPTTFNTGWIAKGADFTGTGAITFNGNSNTAANQTLADVRNAFAANTAAMTAVLVISGYLGAVTNANANDEDLITVKLKQGETLNLDHNLAAGHITLEYSLNGGAFVTIADGGTITASADGTYQIHVTNIANPSGGGNPNAAENYQLTMTVNYAGAHDITPDFHGTYTANDNHGGSDTANVTISYQDGHTLTGTSGDDVLVAGSGDNIINAGDGNDVLTAGSGNNELHGGAGNDLLYSGPGNDLLDGGAGIDTASYAHATAGVTVNLGLLGAQNTIGAGTDTLTGIENLVGSNFNDTLTGDNNNNVINGGLGNDILNGGGGDDLLIGGMGNNTMTGGSGADTFQWLKGNSGHDLITDFTPGTDKLDLSQLLQGENGTTASLDDYLHFTVTGSGASVLTSIDVSAMAGATPNQTIDLAGVNLASHYGVTPGAGGVVAGGHDTATIISGMLNDHSLKVDTV, encoded by the coding sequence ATGGCAACGCTCATCGGCACAGTCACTAAAGTCATTGGCCAGGTTTTCGCCCAGTCAGCCGACGGTACTAAACGCGCACTGGTTGAGGGGGATCGCCTGTATGCCGGCGATCAACTGATCACCGGCGCAGAAGGCGCCGTCGCCGTTCATCTGCAGAACGGCCAGGAACTGACCCTGGGTCGTGACAGCAGCCTGACCATGACCGGTCAGTTGCTGGCCGATCAAGCGGCGCATGTGAACGTTGCGGAAGCCGTAACCCCGAGCGAAGCGCAACTGACTGACGTTGAGCAGATCCAGAAAGCCATCGCTGCCGGTGATGACCCGAGCAAAACCGCCCAAGCCACTGCCGCCGGCCCGAATGCTCCGGGCGGTGCGCCGGGTGAGCTGGGCGGCGGCCACAGTTTTGTCTTGCTGACGGAAGTCGGCGGCCGGGTCGATCCGATCATCGGTTTCCCCACTGCCGGGTTCGGTGGTATTCCTGAATTCCCTGAAGAACGCCACAACGCGGTGATCGACAACGGCGATGACAACCTGGTGGTCGTCGTGCCGCCTCCGGTCAACAACCCGGTAACCCTTACCGGCCTGAATGTCGCGGGCGGCGAACTGAACCTCAATGAAGCCAACCTGCCGGACGGTTCGGCGGCCAATCCGGGCGCACTGACGCAAAGTGGCAGCTTCACCGTGTCGGCGCCGGACGGTCTGACCAGCCTGAGCATCGGCGGCATCAACCTGATCAACGGCGGCGTAGCGGTCGGTTTCCCGCAATCGATCACCACGCAACTGGGCAACACTTTGACCATCACCGGCTACAACCCGGCGACCGGCGTGGTCAGTTACAGCTACACCCTTAACGGCAACGAAAGCCACGCGGCTGGCGATGGCGCGAACAACCTCAGCGAACAGTTCACCGTGATTGCCGGTGACAGCAATGGCGACACCGCGACCGGTACGCTCGACGTCAATATTTCCGACGACGTGCCCAAGGCCTTTGATGACAGCAATGGCACGGCGTCAGAGACGCAGGTGACACTGACCGGCAATGTGCTGACCAATGATGTGCAAGGTGCCGATCGCGTGCCGACCGGGCCAGTCACGCCGGGCACGTTCACCGGGACTTACGGCACCTTGGTGCTCAATGCCAACGGCACGTACACCTACACGCTGAACACCAACGACGCCGACTTCAAAAATCTGCACGGTGGCGGCAATGGCACCGAGACGTTCGCGTACACCATCACCGATTCCGATGGTGATACCAGCACGGCGAATCTGGTTCTGCAGATCCACAACAATGATGACCCGGTGGTCATCAATGGCCTGAACGTTGAGGGCGGCGAGCTGACGGTTTACGAGAAAAACCTCAGTGACGGCAGCGCACCGGACGCCACCGCGCTGACTCAAAGCGGCACGTTCACCATCACTGCACTCGATGGAGTAACGACCCTGACTGTCGGTGGCATCGCCGTTGTCACCAACGGGGTGGCCGCAGGCTTCCCGCAATCCGTGACCACGCCATTGGGCAGTACGCTGACCATCACCGGTTTCAACGCCGCCACCGGCGTGGTCAGCTACAGCTACACCTTGGCCGATAACGAAGCACATCCAAACGCCAATGGCGCGAACAATCTGCCTGAGCAGTTCGCCGTCACGGTGGTCGACGATAACGGCACCACCGCCAATGGCACGCTGGACGTGAACATCGTCGACGATGTTCCCCGTGCGGTTGACGACGCCAATGGCACAGCCTCTGAAACCTTGCTGACCCTCACCGGCAACGTCCTGACCAATGACGTGCAAGGTGCCGATCGCGTACCGACCGGACCGGTCACCCCGGGCACGTTCACCGGGACTTACGGCACCTTGGTGCTGAACGCCAACGGCACTTACACCTACACGCTGAACACCAATGACGCCGACTTCAAAAACCTGCACGGCGGTGGCAATGGCACGGAAACCTTCGCCTATACCATCACCGATTCGGACGGTGATACCAGCACGGCGAATCTCGTTCTGCAGATCCACAACAACGACGATCCAGTAGTCATCAGCGGCCTCGACGTGAATGGCGGCGAACTCACTGTTTACGAGAAAAACCTCAGCGACGGCAGCGCACCGGATTCCAGCGCTCTGACCCAAAGCGGCACGTTCACCATCACTGCGCTGGACGGCGTGACGACCCTGACTGTCGGCGGCATCGCCGTCGTCACCAACGGCGTAGCGGCAGGTTTCCCACAATCGGTCACGACGCCATTGGGCAGCACGCTGACCATCACCGGTTTCAACACCACCACCGGCGTGGTCAGCTACAGCTACACCCTCGTCGACAACGAAGCACACCCAACGGCCAACGGCGCGAACAATCTGCCTGAGCAGTTCGCCGTCACCGTGGTCGATGACAACGGCACCACCGCCAACGCCACCCTTGATGTGAACATCGTCGACGATCTGCCCAAAGCCGTGGATGACAGCAACACCGGCACCGCGTCGGAAACCCTGCTGACCCTGACCGGCAACGTCCTGACCAATGACGTGCAAGGCGCCGACCGTGTACCCACCGGACCGGTCACCCCGGGCACCTTCACCGGGACTTACGGCACCTTGGTGCTGAACGCCAACGGCACGTATACCTACACGCTGAACACCAACGACGCCGACTTCAAAAACCTGCACGGTGGTGGCAACGGCACTGAAACCTTCGCCTACACGATCAATGATTCGGACGGTGATACCAGCACAGCGAATCTGGTTCTGCAGATCCACAACAACGACGATCCGGTGATTATCAACGGCCTCGACGTCAATGGCGGCGAACTCACCGTCTACGAGAAAAACCTCACTGATGGCAGCACGCCGGACGCCACCGCGCTGACTCAAAGCGGCACGTTCACCATCACTGCACTCGATGGCGTGACAACGCTGACCGTCGGCGGCATTGCCGTGGTCACCAACGGCGTGGCCGCAGGCTTCCCGCAATCCGTGACGACGCCATTGGGCAGTACGCTGACCATCACCGGTTTCAACGCCGCCACTGGCGTGGTCAGCTACAGCTACACCCTGGTCGACAACGAAGCGCATCCAACTGCCAACGGCGCGAATAATCTGCCTGAGCAATTCGCCGTCACCGTGGTCGATGACAACGGCACCACCGCCAACGCCACCCTCGATGTGAACATCGTCGACGATCTGCCCAAAGCCGTGGATGACAGCAACACCGGCACTGCGTCGGAAACCTTGCTGACCCTCACCGGCAACGTCCTGACCAATGATGTGCAAGGTGCTGATCGTGTGCCGACCGGACCCGTCACGCCAGGCACATTCACCGGGACTTACGGTACCTTGGTTCTGAACGCCAACGGCACCTACACCTATACGCTGAACACCAATGACGCAGACTTCAAAAACCTCCACGGTGGTGGCAACGGCACAGAAACCTTCGCCTACACAATCACCGATTCGGACGGCGATACCAGCACCGCCAACCTCGTCCTGCAGATCCACAACAACGACGATCCGGTGATCATCAACGGCCTCGACGTCAATGGCGGCGAGCTCACCGTCTACGAGAAAAACCTCAGCGACGGTACCGCTCCAGATACACCGGCGCTGACCCAGAGCGGCACCTTCACTGTCACCGCCCTCGACGGTCTGCAAACCCTGACCGTGGGCGGCATCAACGTGGTCACCGGCGGCGTGGCCGCAGGCTTCCCGCAATCGATCGTCACGCCGCTCGGCAGCACGTTGACCATCACCGGTTACAACCCGGCCACCGGCGTGGTCAGTTACAGCTACACCTTGGTCGACAACGAAACTCATCCAAACGCCAACGGCGCCAACAGCATCACCGAAAACTTCAACGTGGTGGCGACTGACACCGATGGCAGCACCGCCAACGGCCAGATCAACGTCAACATCGTCGATGATTTGCCGAGCGCCCATCCTGATGCCGCGTCGGTGGCGGAAGGCGGCACGGTCAGCGGTAATGTTCTGGATAACGATATCGGTGGCGCTGACGGCCCAGCCGTGACCGGCGCAGTGGTCGGCGTGCGCGCCGGCGCCGACACCTCAACCTCGGCCATCGGCGGCCTCAATAGCAACATCAACGGCACCTACGGCTACCTGACCCTGGACGCCAACGGCAACGCCGTTTACCACAGCAATCCCAACGTCGTGAGCGGCCCGGGCGCGGTGGATGTGTTCACCTACACCGTGCGCGATGCCGACGGCGATGAAAGCACCACCACCATCACCATCGATGTTTCCAACAGCAAACTGTGCGCGACCAGCGACACCGACGTCACCGTCTTCGAGAAAGCGCTGGATCTGACCAAGGACGGCGCGGATCTGGCGCCCGGTACGGTCACTGGCAGCGACCCGACCAGCACCGGCGAAACCGCGTCCGGCACCCTGGTCGGTTCGGTCACCGGCGCGGTCGGTGCGATCAGCTATGCGCTGGTCGGCAGTGCTACTGGCAACTACGGGCAGATCGTCCTCAACCCCAACGGCACGTACACCTACACGCTGACCTCGCCGGCGAGCACCACGCCACATGCCGACGACGGCGCCAACAGCCTGAGCGAAACCTTCACCTATCAGGCTACCGACTCGCTGGGCAACATCGTCACCAGCACCATTGTGGTGAACATCGTCGATGACGTGCCGAAAGCAGTGAACGACAGCAACATCAACAGCGCCTCGGAAACCCAGTTGACCCTGACCGGCAACGTGCTGAGCAACGATGTGCAAGGCGCCGATGTGGTGGCGACCGGACCAAATGCCGGGCCGATCACCGCCGGCACCTTCACCGGTACGTACGGCACCCTGGTGCTCAACGCCAACGGCACGTACACCTACACGCTGAATCCCAACGATGCCGACTTCAAAAACCTGCATGGCGGTGGCAACGGCACCGAGACCTTCACCTACACGCTGACCGATGCCGACGGCGACACCAGCACCGCCAACTTGGTGCTGAACATTCACAACAATGACGATCCGGTGCTGCTCAATGGCCTCGACGTCAACGGCGGCGAACTCACCGTCTACGAGAAAAACCTCAGCGACGGCACCAGCCCCAACACTCCGGCGCTGACCCAGAGCGGTACGTTCACCGTCACTGCGCTCGATGGCCTGCAAACCCTCACCGTCGGCGGCATTGCCGTGGTCACTAATGGCGTCGCCGCAGGCTTCCCGCAATCGGTCGTCTCGCCGCTGGGCAGCACCTTCACCATCACCGGTTACAACCCGGCCACTGGCGTGATCAGCTACAGCTATACCCTGGTCGATAACGAAACCCACCCGAACGCCAACGGTGCCAACAGCCTCACCGAGAACTTCAATGTGGTGGCTACCGACACCGATGGCAGCACCGCTAACGGTCAGATCAACGTCAATATCATCGACGACCTGCCGACCGCCAAACCCGACACCGGCTCGGTGGCGGAGGGCGGTACGGTCAACGTCAGTGTGCTCGGCAATGACGTCAGCGGTGCCGATGGCGCGGCCACGGTGGTTGGCGTGCGTGCCGGCAGCAATACTGGCACTTCAGCCATCGGTGGCCTCAACAGCAACATCAATGGCAACTTCGGTTACCTGACCCTCGATGCGGCGGGCAACGCCGTTTACCACAGCAACCCGAACTCGGTGAGCCCACCGGGTGCCACCGACACGTTCACCTACACCATCCGCGACAGCGACGGCGACGAAAGCACCACGACCATCACCATAAACGTCGCCGACAGCAAACTGCTGGCCTCGGTCGATCAGGACGTGACGGTGTATGAAAAAGCCCTCGATCTGAGCAAGGACGGCGCGGATCTGGCCCCTGGTACGGTCACCGGCAGCGACCCGAGCAACACTGGCGAAACCGCCACCGGCACGCTGGTCGGCGCAGTCACTGGCGGCACGGGCGCGATCACTTACACCCTGGTCGGCAGCGCCACTGGCACTTACGGGCAGATCCAGCTGAACGCCGACGGCACCTACACCTACACGCTGACCTCAGCGCCGAAAACCTCGCCGAGCGCCAACGACGGTGCGAACACCCTCAGCGAAAGTTTTACCTACAAAGCCACTGACGCGCTGGGCAACAGCACCACCAGCACCCTCGTGGTCAACATCGTCGATGACGTGCCAAAAGCCGTGGCGTCGGATCGTTCAGTAGCAGCGGTGGAGATCGATTCCAACCTGCTCATCGTCCTCGACATCTCCGGCAGTATGGCCGACGCCTCCGGTGTGCCGGGCCTGTCGCGACTGGCGCTGGCCAAGCAGGCGATCAGTGCCTTGCTCGACAAGTACGACGATCTCGGCGACGTCAAAGTCCAGCTCGTCACCTTCAGCAGCAACGCCACTGACCGAACCTCGGTATGGGTCGATGTGGCGACGGCGAAGACGATTCTCGCCGGCCTGACGGCGGGCGGCGGCACCAACTACGACGCCGCGGTGGCGGTGATGCAAACCGCGTTCAACACCTCGGGCAAACTCACCGGGGCGCAGAACGTCGGTTACTTCTTCTCGGACGGCAAACCCAATGAAGGTGACATCAACGCTGCTGACGAAGCCGCGCTGAAAAACTTCCTCGATGCCAACAACATCAAGAACTACGCGATTGGCCTGGGCAGCGGCGTGAGCAACGCCAACCTCGATCCGCTGGCCTATGACGGCATCAGCCACACCAATACCAATGCAGTGGTGGTCACCGACCTCAATCAACTCAACTCGGTGCTGTCGGGCACTGTGCAGGGCGCGCCGGTCACTGGTTCGTTGCTGGGCGAGGGCGGCACCTTCGGCGCCGATGGCGGTTTCATCAAGTCCATCGTGGTCGACGGCACCACTTACACCTACGACCCGAAAGCCCTCAGTGGCCAAGGCTCGTTGACGCCAAGCGGCGGCACCAATCACGGTACTTTCAACACCGCCAACAACACGTTGAGCATCGCCACCAATAATGGCGGCACATTGGTGATCAACCTCGACAGCGGCGACTACACCTACACCTCGCAGAAAACCACGGCGGTGGTGATCACCGAGAACATCGGCTTCACCGTCAGCGACAACGACGGCGACCTCGCCAGTTCGACGCTGACCGTGAAAGTGATCCCCAACGCGCCGCCAGTGGCGGTGGACGATCACGTCATCACCAACGTGCTGTCGGGGAACATCGTGGTGCCGGGTGAGCTGTTGCTGGCCAACGATACCGATCCGAATGGCGATACGCTTAATGCCACTCCGACTACCTTCAACACTGGTTGGATAGCGAAGGGCGCGGATTTCACCGGCACCGGCGCGATCACGTTCAACGGCAACAGCAACACCGCCGCCAACCAGACCCTGGCCGATGTGCGCAACGCGTTCGCGGCAAACACGGCAGCGATGACTGCGGTGCTGGTGATCAGCGGCTACCTCGGCGCGGTGACCAACGCCAATGCCAACGATGAGGACCTGATCACGGTCAAACTGAAACAGGGCGAAACGCTGAACCTGGACCACAACCTGGCGGCCGGGCACATCACCCTGGAGTACTCGCTCAATGGCGGCGCGTTCGTGACCATTGCCGATGGCGGCACCATCACCGCCAGCGCCGATGGCACCTACCAGATCCACGTCACCAACATCGCCAATCCCAGCGGCGGCGGTAACCCCAACGCGGCGGAAAACTATCAACTGACCATGACGGTCAACTACGCCGGGGCCCACGACATCACCCCGGACTTCCACGGCACTTACACCGCCAATGACAATCATGGCGGCAGCGACACGGCCAACGTGACCATCAGCTATCAGGACGGCCACACCCTCACCGGCACCTCGGGAGATGACGTGCTGGTTGCCGGCAGCGGCGACAACATCATCAACGCCGGCGACGGCAACGACGTGCTCACCGCCGGTTCAGGTAACAACGAACTGCACGGCGGCGCCGGCAATGACTTGCTCTACAGCGGCCCGGGCAATGACCTGCTCGACGGCGGCGCGGGTATCGACACCGCCAGCTACGCCCACGCTACCGCCGGTGTAACCGTCAACCTCGGCCTGCTCGGTGCGCAAAACACCATTGGCGCCGGCACCGATACCCTGACCGGCATCGAAAATCTGGTCGGCTCGAACTTCAACGACACCCTGACCGGCGACAACAATAACAACGTGATCAACGGTGGTCTGGGTAACGACATCCTCAACGGTGGCGGCGGTGACGACCTGTTGATCGGCGGCATGGGTAACAACACCATGACCGGTGGCTCAGGGGCCGACACCTTCCAGTGGCTCAAGGGCAACAGTGGCCATGACCTGATCACCGACTTCACCCCCGGCACCGACAAGCTCGACCTGTCGCAACTGCTGCAAGGCGAGAACGGCACCACCGCCTCGCTGGACGACTACCTGCACTTCACCGTCACCGGCAGCGGCGCCTCGGTGCTCACCAGCATCGACGTCAGCGCCATGGCCGGCGCCACGCCGAACCAGACCATCGACCTGGCCGGCGTCAACCTCGCCAGCCACTACGGCGTAACGCCGGGGGCGGGTGGGGTGGTTGCCGGTGGGCATGACACGGCGACGATCATCAGCGGGATGCTGAATGATCATTCGTTGAAGGTGGATACGGTTTGA
- a CDS encoding YbaN family protein, with amino-acid sequence MDNPIGNRSLMLRYILLAVGWLSVALGVIGIFLPVLPTTPFLLLAAACFARSSPRFYQWLVEHPRLGPWIRDYLDGNGIPLKGKVYAIGLMWASILFSCYLVPMPWARGFMLTSAVLVTVYILRQKTLRP; translated from the coding sequence ATGGACAATCCCATAGGCAACCGATCCCTGATGTTGCGCTACATCCTGCTGGCCGTCGGCTGGCTCAGCGTGGCATTGGGGGTGATCGGGATTTTCCTGCCCGTCCTGCCCACCACCCCTTTCCTTCTGCTCGCCGCAGCCTGCTTCGCGCGCAGCTCTCCGCGTTTTTATCAATGGCTGGTCGAGCATCCTCGGCTCGGGCCATGGATCCGCGATTACCTCGATGGCAACGGCATACCGCTCAAGGGCAAGGTCTACGCGATCGGGCTGATGTGGGCGAGCATTCTGTTCTCGTGCTACCTGGTGCCAATGCCGTGGGCGCGGGGGTTCATGTTGACGAGCGCGGTGCTGGTGACGGTTTATATCCTGCGGCAGAAGACTTTGCGACCTTAG
- a CDS encoding YecA family protein has product MSFAEQLTRLQVFLDADELHDEALDYVAAHGYLTALSICAEDVPDREWIDALFAEEPHYSSDAQREEIEATLIGLKAHIARQLASDEEFELPCELDLGDEPDDSELRGWCIGFMEGVFLREAAWFETAEEEVSEMLLPIMVGSGLFDEQPEFEDIAKDANLMDDMIVQIPEALTALYLLCQAPDEKPAILKPRHH; this is encoded by the coding sequence ATGTCCTTCGCTGAGCAACTAACCCGCCTGCAAGTCTTTCTCGACGCCGACGAGCTGCACGACGAGGCGTTGGATTACGTGGCCGCCCACGGTTACCTGACCGCCCTGTCGATCTGCGCCGAAGACGTGCCGGATCGCGAGTGGATCGACGCCCTGTTCGCCGAAGAGCCGCATTACAGCAGCGACGCCCAGCGCGAAGAGATCGAAGCCACCCTGATCGGCCTCAAGGCCCACATCGCCCGCCAACTGGCCTCGGATGAAGAATTCGAGCTGCCATGCGAACTGGACCTGGGCGACGAGCCGGACGATTCCGAGCTGCGCGGCTGGTGCATCGGTTTCATGGAAGGTGTGTTCCTGCGTGAAGCGGCCTGGTTCGAAACCGCCGAAGAAGAAGTCAGCGAAATGCTCCTGCCGATCATGGTCGGTTCGGGCCTGTTCGACGAACAGCCGGAATTCGAAGACATCGCCAAGGACGCCAACCTGATGGACGACATGATCGTGCAGATCCCGGAAGCCCTGACCGCGCTGTATCTGCTGTGCCAGGCGCCCGACGAAAAACCGGCCATCCTCAAGCCACGTCACCACTAA